A stretch of the Candidatus Rokuibacteriota bacterium genome encodes the following:
- a CDS encoding CPBP family intramembrane metalloprotease, translating to MGQPGLELADDARPPGPAAPYFSGWHTLLCSVLVSVLVVIYAWPWPAFPLLQLDHPEESLERLVSSEMDLRAALEGAPAWGRALYALAAGPGEPVEESIVWYEELTDTLDAPRAEIYRQILLAEAGRLPAADPTLASAAWMRAAHGQEPPEADVGRAVIAEIRERLPENWFADRLVARVASRIGDGAIQAQAESAIAKRGAALLRRFLLLAVGQALLLALGLAALARLATRRPAAAIGEAPLPPRWPVRDGYALFVRGALGLLGVGVVASLLLPDGSPALRLAGFAAGLPMLWWAWHYLRAAGGSAATAFGLRLTPGGGGHLVTVTCALIGLGIAGDLGIAGAAGALGLRTHWADGFPEEILWDPPWLVAAGALDGGVWTPIVEEIAFRGVLFGTLRSAAGVMPAVVASAAIFAAAHGYGPAGFASALWSGILWAAAYERTRSLVPGLLAHGVNNVTVTVTYLWLYRV from the coding sequence ATGGGTCAGCCGGGACTCGAGCTCGCTGACGACGCTCGGCCCCCGGGGCCCGCGGCGCCGTACTTCTCTGGCTGGCACACGCTCCTCTGCTCGGTCCTGGTCAGCGTTCTCGTCGTGATCTACGCCTGGCCCTGGCCCGCCTTCCCGCTCCTTCAGCTCGACCATCCCGAGGAATCCCTCGAGCGCCTCGTGTCGAGCGAGATGGACCTCCGTGCCGCGCTGGAGGGCGCGCCTGCCTGGGGGCGCGCCCTCTACGCCCTGGCGGCAGGACCTGGCGAGCCCGTGGAGGAATCCATCGTGTGGTACGAGGAGCTTACCGACACACTGGACGCTCCCCGCGCCGAGATCTATCGCCAGATCCTCCTGGCCGAGGCGGGGCGGTTGCCGGCGGCGGACCCGACCCTTGCCTCCGCGGCGTGGATGAGGGCGGCCCACGGACAGGAGCCGCCGGAGGCCGACGTCGGGCGCGCGGTGATCGCGGAGATCCGCGAGCGCCTGCCGGAGAACTGGTTCGCCGACAGGCTCGTGGCGCGCGTGGCTTCGAGGATCGGCGACGGCGCTATCCAGGCGCAGGCCGAGTCGGCCATCGCCAAGCGCGGCGCTGCTCTGCTCCGTCGCTTCCTGCTGCTCGCGGTGGGTCAGGCGCTCCTGCTGGCGCTGGGCCTGGCAGCCCTCGCCCGGCTCGCCACCCGCCGTCCGGCAGCCGCCATCGGCGAGGCGCCGCTGCCTCCCCGGTGGCCGGTGCGCGACGGCTACGCCCTCTTCGTCCGCGGCGCTCTCGGCCTGCTCGGAGTGGGCGTGGTTGCCAGCCTCCTCCTGCCCGACGGGAGCCCGGCCCTTCGGCTGGCCGGCTTCGCTGCGGGCCTCCCCATGCTCTGGTGGGCCTGGCACTACCTCAGGGCCGCGGGAGGCAGTGCCGCCACTGCCTTCGGGCTCCGGCTGACGCCGGGCGGCGGAGGGCATCTCGTCACGGTGACCTGCGCGCTGATCGGGCTGGGGATCGCGGGCGATCTCGGCATCGCCGGCGCCGCGGGAGCGCTGGGCCTCCGCACGCACTGGGCCGATGGATTTCCCGAGGAGATCCTCTGGGATCCCCCCTGGCTCGTCGCCGCCGGCGCCCTCGACGGAGGGGTGTGGACGCCGATCGTCGAGGAGATCGCCTTCCGCGGTGTGCTCTTCGGCACGCTGCGGAGCGCCGCGGGAGTGATGCCGGCCGTGGTGGCCAGCGCCGCCATCTTTGCCGCGGCGCATGGCTACGGCCCCGCGGGCTTCGCCTCGGCGCTCTGGAGCGGGATCCTCTGGGCGGCGGCCTACGAGCGGACCAGGAGTCTCGTGCCGGGCCTGCTGGCGCACGGAGTGAACAACGTGACGGTGACCGTCACCTACCTGTGGCTCTACCGAGTCTGA
- a CDS encoding amidohydrolase, with protein MPSREDVKRSVCDAVDRRAEQIIGAGETIRHHPELGFKEVKTARLVEETLQEIGLSPRGGLALTGVRAERRGARGGPTLALLGELDGLVVAGHPVADPGTGAAHACGHNAQVAGLLGAAMGLVDARAFDHLAGRVVFFAVPAEEYGDVEWRVGQARAGRLEFLGGKPELLRLGHFDDVDLAMMIHTTSQPEMRRAGVAASNNGCIVKTVRYLGRAAHAGSAPQNGINALYAAQIGLAAINAIRETFRDEDSIRVHPIITHGGSQVNVIPAEVRIETYVRGKTVEAILDANRRVDRALRAGALALGAQVEIETLPGYLPLFNHAGMARHFVANASALLGAHQVTEAGHRSGSTDMGDISHVMPALHPYMGGATGSGHGADYAIADQRLAYVEPAKQLALMAVDLLWGEAEAAREILAGFKPRMTKEEYLAFQRSVARTELFDGAR; from the coding sequence ATGCCGAGCCGTGAGGATGTCAAGCGAAGCGTCTGCGATGCCGTCGACCGCCGGGCGGAGCAGATCATCGGCGCGGGCGAGACCATTCGGCATCACCCCGAGCTCGGCTTCAAGGAGGTCAAGACGGCGCGCCTCGTGGAAGAGACGCTGCAGGAGATCGGCCTCTCGCCACGCGGGGGACTGGCGCTGACCGGGGTGAGGGCCGAGCGGCGGGGGGCCAGGGGCGGGCCGACGCTGGCGCTGCTGGGAGAGCTCGACGGCCTCGTGGTGGCCGGGCACCCCGTGGCCGACCCCGGGACCGGGGCTGCGCATGCCTGCGGGCACAATGCCCAGGTGGCGGGGCTGCTCGGCGCCGCCATGGGGCTCGTCGACGCCCGCGCCTTCGATCACCTGGCCGGGCGCGTGGTGTTCTTCGCCGTGCCCGCCGAGGAGTACGGAGACGTGGAGTGGCGGGTCGGACAGGCGCGCGCGGGCCGCCTGGAGTTTCTGGGCGGCAAGCCCGAGCTGCTCCGCCTCGGGCACTTCGACGACGTGGACCTCGCCATGATGATCCACACCACCTCGCAGCCGGAGATGAGGAGGGCGGGCGTGGCGGCCTCCAACAACGGCTGCATCGTCAAGACCGTGCGCTACCTCGGGCGCGCCGCGCATGCCGGCAGCGCGCCGCAGAACGGGATCAACGCGCTCTACGCGGCGCAGATCGGCCTGGCGGCCATCAACGCCATCCGCGAGACCTTCAGGGACGAGGACTCGATCCGCGTCCACCCGATCATCACGCATGGCGGCAGCCAGGTGAACGTGATCCCGGCCGAGGTGCGCATCGAGACGTACGTGCGCGGGAAGACCGTGGAGGCCATCCTGGATGCCAACCGTCGCGTGGACCGCGCGCTACGGGCAGGGGCGCTGGCGCTGGGGGCACAGGTGGAGATCGAGACGCTGCCGGGCTACCTGCCGCTCTTCAACCACGCGGGCATGGCGAGACACTTCGTGGCCAACGCCAGCGCGCTGCTCGGGGCCCACCAGGTGACGGAGGCCGGCCACCGTAGCGGGTCGACCGACATGGGGGACATCTCGCATGTGATGCCGGCCCTGCACCCGTACATGGGCGGGGCCACAGGGAGCGGGCATGGGGCCGACTACGCCATCGCGGATCAGCGCCTGGCCTACGTGGAGCCCGCCAAGCAGCTGGCGCTGATGGCCGTGGATCTCCTCTGGGGCGAAGCGGAGGCCGCCCGCGAGATCCTGGCGGGCTTCAAGCCGCGCATGACCAAGGAGGAATACCTGGCCTTCCAGCGCAGCGTGGCGCGCACGGAGCTCTTCGACGGGGCGCGTTGA
- the thiO gene encoding glycine oxidase ThiO, giving the protein MPPSVLVVGGGIIGCATAYMLAKGGCRVTVLERDTPGSEASGAAAGLLAPLGESREPGPFQRLAVESWRLYPAVVAELQGATGMDVEHMTAGTLYPLVGDAEVEAARDRTTWPVAREFDVELLEGAAVREREPALDAGIEAALLVGGDHWVNNERLIAAYAQAAAAGGVVIRSGIEVSEILVEGSRARGVVAGGARLGADAVLLAAGAWSGQLSLPRGPGSPGDALPVTPVRGQILSVSNSPALLGHAVHGRSVYLAPRPSGECLVGATVEHVGFAREVTDEALEHLIDEAVALVPAAGERPLLRSWCGFRPWAPDSLPILGPWPGVEGLFVATAHFRNGILLAPITAQLVSECVLTGRVPALLLPFLPDRFFHPGR; this is encoded by the coding sequence ATGCCGCCCTCGGTCCTCGTCGTGGGCGGCGGCATCATCGGCTGCGCCACGGCCTACATGCTCGCCAAGGGGGGCTGCCGCGTCACCGTGCTTGAGCGGGACACGCCGGGCAGTGAGGCCTCGGGGGCCGCGGCCGGTCTGCTGGCCCCCCTCGGCGAGTCACGGGAGCCGGGGCCCTTCCAGAGGCTCGCGGTGGAGAGCTGGCGGCTCTATCCGGCCGTGGTGGCCGAGCTCCAGGGCGCCACCGGGATGGACGTCGAGCACATGACCGCGGGCACGCTGTATCCGCTGGTGGGTGATGCCGAGGTGGAGGCCGCGCGCGACCGGACCACATGGCCCGTGGCGCGGGAGTTCGACGTCGAGCTGCTCGAGGGCGCCGCCGTGCGCGAGCGGGAGCCGGCGCTCGACGCCGGCATCGAGGCGGCCCTCCTCGTCGGGGGCGATCACTGGGTGAACAACGAGCGCCTCATCGCGGCCTATGCCCAGGCGGCCGCGGCCGGCGGCGTCGTGATCCGGAGCGGCATCGAGGTGAGCGAGATCCTGGTGGAGGGGAGCCGCGCCCGCGGGGTCGTCGCGGGGGGCGCCCGGCTCGGCGCCGACGCGGTGCTGCTGGCGGCCGGGGCCTGGTCGGGCCAGCTCTCGCTCCCGCGGGGCCCGGGCTCGCCGGGCGACGCCCTGCCCGTGACGCCCGTGCGCGGCCAGATCCTCTCGGTGTCGAACTCGCCCGCGCTCCTGGGGCATGCCGTCCACGGCCGGAGCGTGTACCTTGCCCCCCGCCCGTCGGGCGAGTGCCTCGTGGGCGCCACGGTGGAGCACGTGGGCTTCGCCCGGGAGGTCACCGACGAGGCCCTGGAGCACCTCATCGACGAGGCCGTGGCGCTGGTTCCGGCCGCCGGCGAGCGCCCGCTGCTGAGGTCGTGGTGCGGCTTCCGTCCCTGGGCGCCGGACAGCCTGCCGATTCTCGGCCCCTGGCCCGGCGTGGAGGGGCTCTTCGTCGCCACCGCCCATTTCCGGAACGGCATCTTGCTGGCGCCCATCACGGCGCAGCTCGTGAGCGAGTGCGTGCTCACGGGGCGGGTGCCGGCCCTGCTCTTGCCGTTCCTCCCCGACCGCTTCTTTCACCCCGGCCGATAG
- the thiE gene encoding thiamine phosphate synthase, which translates to MEFALYLVTDRRQCREPLLEVVEECLGAGLRAVQLREKDLPVRDLLELARPLRESTRRHGARLLINDRADVALTIGADGVQRTHDSLSVAALRAIAPSGFLMGASVHGLDEAREAAREGADFLVFGPVWDTPSKRPYGPPQGLAALSTVAAGSTVPVLAIGGITPVRAREALRAGAAGVAVISAILAAERPAEATEAFLDVLGRV; encoded by the coding sequence ATGGAGTTCGCGCTGTACCTCGTCACCGACCGGCGCCAGTGCCGGGAACCGCTGCTGGAGGTGGTGGAGGAGTGCCTGGGGGCGGGGCTTCGCGCGGTGCAGCTGCGCGAGAAGGACCTTCCGGTGCGCGACCTGCTCGAGCTCGCGCGGCCGTTGCGCGAGTCCACGCGGCGGCACGGCGCGCGGCTCCTGATCAATGATCGCGCCGACGTGGCGCTGACGATCGGAGCCGATGGTGTCCAGCGCACCCATGACTCGCTGTCCGTTGCAGCGCTGCGCGCCATCGCCCCCTCCGGTTTCCTGATGGGGGCCTCGGTGCACGGCCTGGACGAGGCGCGGGAGGCCGCCAGGGAGGGGGCCGACTTCCTCGTGTTCGGGCCGGTGTGGGACACCCCGTCCAAGCGCCCCTATGGGCCGCCCCAGGGGCTGGCGGCGCTCTCCACCGTGGCCGCCGGCTCCACGGTGCCGGTGCTGGCCATCGGCGGGATCACGCCCGTCCGGGCCCGTGAGGCGCTTCGGGCCGGCGCCGCCGGCGTTGCGGTCATCTCCGCCATCCTCGCCGCCGAGCGTCCAGCTGAGGCGACGGAAGCCTTCCTGGACGTGCTGGGGCGCGTCTGA
- a CDS encoding thiazole synthase has translation MHDTSLWLGGKEFKSRLIVGTGKYTSFENMREALEASGAEIVTVAVRRVNLPGQGESLLDYIDTKRYTLLPNTAGCYTADEAIRTCYLAREAGLGTLVKLEVIGDSRTLFPDVEGLLEATRTLARDGFSVLPYANDDPVTCKKLEDAGAVAVMPLGAPIGSGLGIRNPYNIKLILEAVTLPVIVDAGVGTASDAAIAMELGCAGVLMNTAIASAKDPVAMATAMKLAVEAGRLAFKAGRIGKKLYATASSPIEGVPDWSTS, from the coding sequence ATGCATGACACATCGCTCTGGCTGGGCGGCAAGGAGTTCAAGTCGCGGCTCATCGTCGGCACCGGCAAGTACACCTCATTCGAGAACATGCGGGAGGCCCTGGAGGCCTCGGGCGCGGAGATCGTCACCGTCGCCGTCCGGCGCGTGAACCTGCCGGGGCAGGGAGAGTCGCTGCTGGACTACATCGACACCAAGCGCTACACGCTCCTGCCCAACACGGCGGGCTGCTATACGGCCGACGAGGCCATCCGGACCTGCTATCTCGCCCGCGAGGCCGGGCTCGGCACGCTCGTGAAGCTCGAGGTGATCGGCGACTCGCGCACGCTCTTCCCGGACGTGGAGGGGCTCCTGGAGGCGACACGCACGCTGGCCCGCGACGGCTTCAGCGTGCTGCCGTATGCCAACGACGACCCCGTCACCTGCAAGAAGCTCGAGGATGCAGGGGCGGTCGCGGTGATGCCGCTGGGCGCCCCCATCGGCTCGGGCCTCGGCATCCGCAATCCGTACAACATCAAGCTCATCCTGGAGGCGGTGACGCTGCCGGTGATCGTGGACGCCGGCGTCGGCACGGCGTCGGACGCGGCCATCGCCATGGAGCTCGGCTGCGCCGGCGTCCTGATGAACACCGCCATCGCCTCGGCCAAGGATCCTGTCGCCATGGCCACGGCCATGAAACTCGCGGTCGAGGCCGGGCGCCTGGCCTTCAAGGCAGGCCGCATCGGCAAGAAGCTCTACGCCACGGCCTCCTCTCCCATCGAGGGCGTGCCAGACTGGAGCACCAGCTAA
- the thiS gene encoding sulfur carrier protein ThiS: MRVTVNGQPMELSDGLTVEGLLEHLRIRREYTAVALNREVLAKTVYGDTALRDGDKVEIVRPMGGG; this comes from the coding sequence ATGCGAGTCACGGTGAACGGTCAGCCGATGGAGCTGTCCGATGGCCTCACCGTCGAGGGGCTGCTGGAGCATCTGCGGATCCGCCGCGAGTACACGGCCGTGGCACTGAACCGAGAGGTCCTCGCCAAGACGGTGTACGGTGACACGGCGCTGCGCGATGGCGACAAGGTCGAGATCGTCCGTCCCATGGGCGGCGGCTGA
- a CDS encoding aminomethyl transferase family protein, whose protein sequence is MPTTLPLAETHARHGAVMRESCGWLLPAHYGDPALEYRAVREGAGLADRSPVGKAAVTGRDRAAFLHGMLSNDIKGLKPGQGCPAALLDAHGKVMSLLSVYALEDRLLLELPPGSTEKTLQVIDHFLISEKASLEPADEAFSVLSLQGPGAGALLERLAGGALTLAPYAHAEVTLGETAARIIHRAEGAPAGFQCWTAAAAGAALWETLVAAGARPVGVEAWEVLRVEAGIPLYGHDVDETVILPETRLEHLVSYTKGCYIGQEVVARVKYRGHVNRALAGLILEGERVPAHGARILVDGTEIGRVTSAVRSLALGTPIALGYVRREHLDPGTALTVAAGDAQLPARVAALPFVQ, encoded by the coding sequence GTGCCGACCACGCTGCCGCTCGCCGAGACCCATGCGCGCCACGGCGCCGTCATGCGGGAGAGCTGCGGCTGGCTCCTGCCGGCCCATTACGGCGATCCGGCGCTCGAGTACCGCGCCGTGCGCGAGGGCGCCGGGCTCGCCGACCGCTCGCCGGTGGGCAAGGCCGCCGTCACGGGGCGCGACCGGGCGGCCTTCCTGCACGGGATGCTCAGCAACGACATCAAGGGGCTGAAGCCAGGGCAGGGGTGTCCGGCGGCCCTCCTCGACGCCCACGGCAAGGTCATGTCACTCCTCTCCGTCTACGCCCTCGAGGACCGGTTGCTGCTGGAACTGCCGCCGGGGAGCACGGAGAAGACGCTCCAGGTCATCGACCACTTCCTGATCTCGGAGAAGGCCTCCCTCGAGCCGGCGGACGAGGCCTTCAGCGTGCTCTCGCTCCAGGGCCCGGGGGCGGGAGCGTTGCTCGAGCGGCTGGCAGGCGGCGCCCTCACCCTCGCCCCATACGCTCATGCCGAGGTGACGCTCGGCGAGACGGCCGCGCGCATCATTCACAGGGCCGAGGGGGCCCCCGCCGGCTTCCAGTGCTGGACGGCGGCCGCGGCCGGCGCCGCGCTCTGGGAGACGCTCGTCGCGGCCGGCGCCCGGCCCGTGGGGGTGGAGGCCTGGGAAGTACTCCGGGTGGAGGCGGGCATCCCGCTCTACGGGCATGACGTGGACGAGACCGTGATCCTGCCCGAGACGCGCCTCGAGCACCTCGTGTCCTACACCAAGGGTTGTTACATCGGCCAGGAGGTGGTCGCCCGGGTGAAGTATCGGGGCCATGTCAACCGCGCGCTCGCGGGGCTCATCCTCGAGGGTGAGCGCGTGCCGGCGCACGGGGCCCGGATCCTCGTCGACGGGACGGAGATCGGCCGCGTCACCTCGGCGGTGCGGTCGCTCGCGCTCGGGACGCCCATCGCGCTCGGGTACGTGCGGCGCGAGCACCTGGACCCGGGCACCGCCCTGACGGTCGCGGCCGGCGACGCGCAGCTGCCCGCCCGAGTGGCCGCGCTCCCCTTCGTCCAATGA
- a CDS encoding A/G-specific adenine glycosylase encodes MGLGERQRGRHALILDAPPGDVNLQGPHDSVTLGGVRTPPRPDPDVRRRFQRRLLDWYRRHRRDLPWRRTDDPYHILVSEIMLQQTQVERVVPKYREFLRRYPTLTRLARARPAAVRRTWYPLGYNVRPVHLQGIARESVARYGGRLPDDGVALRAMRGIGRYTAGAILSFAFGRDAAVVDTNVRRVLGRIFLGPRRLRRLRGDRALWHLAEALLPPGRAYDWNQALMDFGATWCTPRAPRCPRCTMRGFCASYPQDGVPKGRGHGIP; translated from the coding sequence ATGGGTCTCGGCGAGCGGCAGCGTGGTCGGCACGCCCTCATTCTTGACGCGCCTCCGGGGGATGTCAACTTGCAGGGCCCGCACGACTCGGTCACACTAGGCGGCGTGCGCACGCCACCCCGGCCGGATCCGGACGTCCGCCGCCGCTTCCAGCGCCGGCTGCTCGACTGGTACCGCCGGCATCGCCGGGACCTTCCCTGGCGCCGGACCGACGATCCCTATCACATCCTGGTCTCCGAGATCATGCTCCAGCAGACCCAGGTCGAGCGCGTGGTCCCGAAGTACCGCGAGTTCCTCCGGCGCTATCCGACGCTCACGCGGCTGGCCCGGGCGCGTCCCGCCGCCGTGAGGCGGACCTGGTACCCGCTCGGCTACAATGTCCGGCCAGTCCATCTCCAGGGGATCGCGCGCGAGTCCGTGGCCCGCTACGGCGGCCGCCTCCCCGACGACGGCGTCGCGCTACGCGCCATGCGCGGCATTGGCCGCTACACCGCGGGCGCCATCCTCTCCTTCGCCTTCGGCCGGGACGCCGCGGTCGTGGACACCAATGTACGGCGAGTCCTCGGCCGGATCTTCCTCGGCCCCCGGCGCCTGCGCCGGCTGCGGGGCGATCGCGCTCTCTGGCACCTCGCCGAGGCGCTCCTGCCCCCGGGGCGGGCGTATGACTGGAACCAGGCCCTGATGGACTTCGGGGCCACCTGGTGCACGCCGCGCGCGCCGCGGTGCCCGCGCTGTACGATGAGAGGCTTCTGCGCGAGCTACCCGCAGGACGGCGTGCCCAAGGGGAGAGGCCATGGGATCCCTTGA
- a CDS encoding SDR family oxidoreductase: MGSLEGKVALVAGGGTGVGRATAEHFAAEGARVVVFGRRPEPLAQTVEAIVAAGGTATAVAGDAASEEDARRLVAAAEREYHAADILVNCAAVRLRAPLVEISAADFAEVLRINLVGAFVLTKAVVPAMRRRRGGSIVHLGSALGTVAAPDFSPYVASKGGLHLFARAAAVELVQDEIRVNVVAPGTIDTPIGQGVPEFRRHLLKHRIPIGRAGHMGDIAAACLYLASDASRYVTGAILAVDGGWTAS, translated from the coding sequence ATGGGATCCCTTGAGGGGAAGGTGGCGCTGGTGGCGGGTGGCGGCACGGGCGTCGGGCGGGCGACGGCGGAGCACTTCGCGGCGGAGGGCGCGAGGGTCGTGGTCTTCGGGCGCAGGCCCGAGCCCCTCGCGCAGACGGTCGAGGCCATCGTCGCGGCCGGCGGCACCGCCACGGCCGTGGCGGGAGACGCGGCGAGCGAGGAGGATGCCCGACGGCTGGTCGCGGCGGCCGAGCGCGAGTACCATGCCGCGGACATCCTCGTCAACTGCGCCGCCGTGCGCCTGCGCGCCCCGCTCGTCGAGATCAGCGCCGCCGACTTCGCCGAGGTGCTGAGGATCAACCTGGTCGGCGCCTTCGTCCTCACCAAGGCCGTCGTCCCCGCGATGCGGCGCCGCAGGGGGGGCAGCATCGTCCACCTCGGCTCGGCGCTGGGGACCGTGGCGGCGCCGGACTTCTCCCCCTACGTGGCCTCCAAGGGCGGTCTCCACCTCTTCGCACGCGCCGCCGCAGTGGAGCTGGTGCAGGACGAGATCCGCGTCAACGTCGTGGCCCCGGGCACCATCGACACCCCCATCGGCCAGGGCGTCCCGGAGTTCCGCCGCCATCTCCTCAAGCACCGCATCCCCATCGGGCGGGCCGGCCACATGGGCGACATCGCTGCGGCCTGCCTCTACCTCGCCTCGGATGCCTCGCGGTACGTCACCGGTGCCATCCTCGCCGTGGACGGAGGCTGGACCGCCTCGTAG
- the mutT gene encoding 8-oxo-dGTP diphosphatase MutT, with protein sequence MQDLTPVVAAVIERADRLLITRRPEGSHLAGLWEFPGGKPHVGESLEDALRREAREELGAEVTVLDRLDTIDWAYPDKRVRLVFFRCTMQGEPRALEGQEMAWVARADLCRYDFPAADAALIARLSGR encoded by the coding sequence ATGCAAGACCTCACCCCGGTCGTGGCGGCGGTGATCGAGCGCGCCGACAGGCTCCTCATCACGCGGCGCCCCGAGGGCTCGCACCTGGCGGGGCTCTGGGAGTTCCCCGGCGGCAAACCACACGTGGGCGAGAGCCTGGAAGATGCGCTGCGACGGGAAGCCCGGGAGGAGCTGGGCGCCGAGGTCACGGTCCTGGACAGGCTGGACACGATCGACTGGGCCTACCCTGACAAACGCGTGCGGCTCGTCTTCTTCCGCTGCACGATGCAGGGCGAACCCCGGGCCCTCGAGGGCCAGGAGATGGCCTGGGTCGCGCGCGCGGATCTCTGCCGCTACGACTTCCCGGCCGCGGATGCGGCTCTGATCGCGCGTCTCAGCGGACGATGA
- a CDS encoding TRAP transporter fused permease subunit, with amino-acid sequence MPEGWIIRRLSGTAGWGAGAYAALASLFHLYTAGYGVFEPRVQRSMHLLFLVPLVFLAFPCRRASPRHRPSAPDWLFAVASWLASAYLIWDRDRLDHRWEGASPVLSHEVAIGIVMALLVIEACRRALSPWMAVTISVALIYLGTSQWFPGVLHFKGYPLPRMVEFVYLASDEGMYGFLTGISANILFIYVLFASVMMKAGVGEFVIDLAVRLAGWARGGPAKIAVIGSALFGTISGSTVANVYATGSFTIPLMKRGGYSAKSAAAIEAIAGTGGQIMPPVMGAGVFIMAEVTGISYFEIIKAAAIPAILYYVGLFAMVHFLALRFGLRPVPRSELPSWRPVLRRAYFMVPFGLIVYLLAQGYSPTGAAFYTIAATFVLSFLDRRTWMTPKKCWEALVEAAFSAGTIAVALAGSGMIVGVLTRTGAALAFGGVVVQAAQGILVIAMILVFVVVSILGTGIPTTAAYVIAVTVGAGAMGNLGVGLLAAHLFVFYYAVLSDLTPPDAVTAFAAANIAGSDMFGTGVEAFRLGVAGFLVPFAFVYHPELLLAGEWAQVLLMSGFAGISAIAVASVVVGHAWGPMSGWLRGLCAVAAALLVLRTLALQLAGLALYGAIVGYAAWRRDTPAPVIVR; translated from the coding sequence ATGCCAGAGGGGTGGATAATCAGGCGCTTATCTGGAACCGCCGGGTGGGGGGCCGGGGCGTATGCTGCCCTGGCCTCCCTTTTTCATCTCTACACCGCGGGCTACGGGGTCTTCGAGCCGCGCGTCCAGCGGTCGATGCACCTCCTCTTCCTCGTGCCGCTGGTCTTCCTCGCCTTCCCGTGCCGCAGGGCATCGCCCCGGCACCGGCCCAGCGCTCCGGACTGGCTCTTCGCAGTGGCCTCCTGGCTCGCCAGCGCGTACCTCATCTGGGACAGGGACAGGCTCGACCACCGCTGGGAGGGCGCCTCGCCGGTCCTCTCCCACGAGGTGGCGATCGGGATCGTCATGGCCCTCCTGGTCATCGAGGCGTGCCGGCGCGCGCTGTCGCCGTGGATGGCCGTCACGATCTCCGTGGCGCTGATCTATCTCGGCACGAGCCAGTGGTTCCCGGGCGTCCTGCACTTCAAGGGCTACCCGCTGCCGCGCATGGTGGAGTTCGTCTACCTCGCGAGCGACGAGGGCATGTACGGCTTTCTCACCGGGATCTCGGCCAACATCCTCTTCATCTACGTGCTCTTCGCCTCGGTGATGATGAAGGCGGGCGTGGGCGAGTTCGTCATCGACCTGGCGGTGCGCCTGGCGGGCTGGGCGCGCGGGGGGCCCGCGAAGATCGCCGTGATCGGCTCGGCGCTCTTCGGCACCATCTCCGGCTCCACGGTGGCCAACGTCTACGCCACCGGCTCCTTCACGATCCCGCTCATGAAGCGCGGCGGCTACTCGGCCAAGTCCGCGGCGGCCATCGAGGCCATCGCGGGCACCGGGGGGCAGATCATGCCCCCGGTGATGGGCGCCGGTGTCTTCATAATGGCGGAGGTGACCGGCATCTCATACTTCGAGATCATCAAGGCCGCCGCCATCCCGGCCATCCTCTACTATGTCGGGCTCTTCGCCATGGTCCACTTCCTCGCGCTCCGCTTCGGGCTGCGCCCGGTGCCGCGTTCCGAGCTGCCGTCCTGGCGGCCGGTGCTCCGGCGCGCCTACTTCATGGTCCCCTTCGGGCTCATCGTGTACCTGCTGGCCCAGGGGTACTCGCCCACGGGCGCCGCCTTCTACACCATCGCCGCCACCTTCGTGCTGTCGTTCCTGGACCGCCGGACCTGGATGACGCCGAAGAAGTGCTGGGAGGCGCTGGTGGAGGCCGCCTTCAGCGCCGGCACCATCGCCGTGGCCCTGGCGGGCTCGGGGATGATCGTGGGCGTTCTCACACGGACGGGGGCTGCGCTGGCCTTCGGCGGCGTGGTGGTGCAGGCCGCGCAGGGCATCCTCGTCATCGCGATGATCCTGGTCTTCGTCGTGGTCTCCATCCTCGGCACGGGGATCCCGACGACGGCCGCCTACGTCATCGCGGTGACGGTGGGCGCCGGCGCCATGGGCAACCTGGGCGTGGGGCTCCTGGCGGCGCACCTCTTCGTCTTCTACTACGCGGTGCTCTCCGATCTCACGCCGCCGGATGCCGTGACCGCCTTCGCTGCGGCGAACATCGCAGGCTCGGACATGTTCGGCACCGGCGTCGAGGCCTTCCGCCTGGGCGTCGCCGGGTTCCTGGTCCCCTTTGCCTTCGTCTACCACCCGGAGCTCTTGCTCGCGGGGGAGTGGGCGCAGGTGCTGCTCATGTCGGGCTTCGCCGGGATCTCGGCGATCGCCGTGGCGTCGGTGGTGGTCGGACATGCCTGGGGGCCGATGTCCGGCTGGCTCAGGGGGCTTTGCGCGGTTGCGGCGGCGCTCCTGGTGCTGCGGACGCTGGCGCTGCAGCTGGCGGGGCTCGCGCTCTACGGGGCCATCGTCGGCTACGCGGCCTGGCGCCGGGACACCCCGGCGCCCGTCATCGTCCGCTGA